ATAAATTTCACTTTCTCGTTCGACTTGCATGCCTAATCCACGCCGCCAGCGTTCATTCTGAGCCAGGATCGAACTCTCCGTTGTAAAGAATTGTATATGAATACACTGCCTAAGCAGCGTCCATATTGACGTACATTCCAAACCTTTCGACTCCGAAAGGAGTCGTCGGGCCCTCACATTCGTCCGGTTCGTCGCACACTATTTCTTTTTCAAAGAGCGTATTTCCCTATATGGAAATTAATTCCCGAACAATCAATATATCCAAGTTGTATTGGCTTGTCAATATCAAACTTGAGGTTTCGTAAATTATTTATCGAACCTGAATTCAACACTGACCGCACTCTATCGAATGCTCGCAAAGATATAATAGTTCTCGATTCCCTTGTCAACTCTAATCGTAAATAAAATTGAATTTTTGTGTGTTTTTTTTGACAAAGGTGCGATTAAGCGTAAAAAGGCTGGCAATAAAGGTCCAATACATTTACCTTTTCATAGTCGAACAGGTCAGGAAAACACTGAAAGGCGGCCGGTCGATGCGCCACAGGCCACTGAAAAAGATCGAGGCTCTGATCCTTCAGATCCTTCTCCTTGTAGCAGTCGTTATAATCGGGATTGCTACGGCGGGATATTTATGGTTCTCAAGGGACCTGCCGTCGATGGCGAGGCTCGAGATGATCGAACCTTCCCTCAAGACCAGGATACTTGCGGCCGATTCCACGACGATAAGGGAGTTTTACAAGCAGGACAGGATCCTTCTTCCCCTCGACGAGATCCCTGAGCCGCTAAAACAGGCCTTCCTCGCCGTTGAAGACAGGCGTTTCTATGATCATTTCGGAATCGATTTCATACGTATCTTCTCCGCCGCGTGGAAAGATATCCGGCACTGGCGTATAAAGGAAGGGGCGAGCACGATCACCCAGCAGCTCTCGACCGATCTCTTCCTGACGAAGGAACAGACTTTCGCCAGAAAGATCAAGGAGATACTGCTCGCCTTCAGGATCGAACGGGCATATTCGAAAGATGAGATACTTGAACTCTACCTTAACCAGATCTACTTCGGAGGGGGGGGCTATGGTGTCGAAGCGGCATCGCAGAGATTCTTCGGCAAATCTGTGAAAGACCTCGAACTGCACCAGATCGCACTGCTTCCCGGACTGCCAAAGAACCCCACGGGATATAATCCGTTCAGGCGTCCGGAAAGAGCTCTGAAAAGAAGGGCAATAGTCCTTCGGGCGATGCAGGAATACGGAGTAATAACCGAAGCTCAACTCGACACCCTCAAGACCAAGCCTCTCGATGTAGTCGAACAGGATGGAGATGACGTTCAGTCGGCTCCTTATTTCACTGAATATATCCGCCAGATACTTGTCGAGAAATACGGCGACACCGCCGTTTACAGCGGGGGAATGACAGTCTACACGACCCTAGACCCGTACCTTCAGAAAGTTGCCGAGGACTCGATGGAGACCTTCATAACCAGTCTCGAGGAAAAGAACGGTTATGAATTTACCAGGGCAATGTATCTTGATTCACTCACCGCCGGAGTTAAAGTAGCACCGGACTATCTCCAGTCAGCTGCTGTCGCCATCGATCCACGTAATGGTCATATCAAGGTGATGGTCGGAGGAAGAAATTTCAAGGAAAAAAAATTCAACAGTGTCATACAGGCGAGGAGGCAACCGGGATCCGCTTTCAAGATGTTCATATACCTCGCCGCTCTTGAATATGGATATTCTCCCTCGGACATTCTTCTGGACACTCCTATTGTCATCGAGATGCCGAACAGGGAAGTATACAAACCGAGAAACTTCAGCAGGACATTTCACGGCGCTGTCTCGCTGCGATTCGCTCTGGACAAGTCGATAAATATCCCCGCGGTAAAACTTCTGCAGAAACTCGGAGGCCCCGCGGTCATCAACGTGGCGAAAAGAATGGGTATAAGGACTCCTTTGATGCCGTACCTCTCTCTCGCTCTCGGTGCGCAGGAAGTCACGCTGCTCGATCTGACATCGGCTTTCGGAGTACTCGCCACCGGTGGGATCCGGGCCGAACCGATGGCTATTCTCAGGATCGTGGACGCCGATGGCAATATCCTCGAGGATTACAGGGAATCGCAGGAAGAGGTCCTCTCGGCACAGATCGCCTATATCATGAACGATATGATGCAGACGACGATCGACGAGGGTACGGGAAGGACCGCGAGATATATGGGGCTGAAGATCCCCTGCGCCGGAAAGACAGGAACCACGGATGATGAGGGGGATGGCTGGTTCATCGGGTACGCTCCGGATCTCGCAGTCGGAGTATGGACCGGATTCAGTCACGGAGTCATCCCTATGGGAAAGAATATGGTCGGAGCATATTCTGCCCTCCCGTTATGGACGTGGATAATGAAGGCCGCCCACCCCGGTAACACAGGTCCCGAATTCACCAGGCCTGACGGGATATCAGAAGCGATGATCTGCACCGATTCAGGCCTTCTGGCGACTCCATACTGCAAGAATGTCAGAAGGGAACTTTTCATCGAGGGACATGAACCTTCCAGGACTTGCGACCTGCACAGGATAAGCGCCTACGATCTTCTCGATCCCGACAAGGATTTCAGGGAAATGGACAGGGAAGCATCTGAGGAAAAGGAATTGCCGAGAAGATAGGATACCCTGGAAACCCGTTCCACTGCCGCTTGCAGCCTCTTTTCCCGGAAGACACCTATCGCGCCTGGTATCTCTTAAAAATGCCTTTCAGCCATCCCCGAGATATTCTTTCATTATCTGTACTCCGGCGCTGGTTCCTATCCGGTTTGCTCCGGCTTCGATCAACTCTACGGTAAAAACCGCGGTCCTTATCCCGGCTGAAGCCTTTACCCCGATGCCCGGACCAACCGTCTCCCTCATTATCCTTATATCGGCGATATTGGCCCCTGGCGGGCCGAATCCGGTGGAGGACTTGACGAACCCCGCGCCGGCTTTCACAGCCGTCCTGCATGCTTCTCTCTTTTCTTCGTCAGTAAGAAGCGCCGCTTCGATTATTACTTTCAAAAGAGCATCGCCGCAGGAATCGGCGACCGCCGCGATATCATCATGTACCAGGTTCCAATCATCCGATTTGACCGCTCCCGCGTTCAATACCATATCTATCTCGTCTGCTCCCGCTTCGACCGCCCTCCGGGCTTCGAAAGCTTTCACTGCGGTATCGACAGCTCCCAGTGGAAACCCGGCGATCGAACAGACCTTTATATCGGTCCCATCGAGCTCTCGCGATACAAGAGGGACAAAGTGAGTATTCACGCAGGCGCTGTAGAATGAATATTCTACCGCCTCGCGGCATAACCTGATTATATCTTCAGGGGTAGCCTCCGGTTTAAGGAGCGTATGGTCTATCATCCTGTTAATCATGAGATTATCGGCCATTTATGCCTCCCGTTGACTATCGGTCTTTTATCTGGAAATGTTCCGGCCGGTTCAATCGCTCCGCCCGTTTCGATCAGATCTCCTGGACTCCAAGGAGCGATTTTGTGCTTTCGATACGCCCGCTTCTGAGATAGACGCGAACGACCCTCTTGCTTATCCGGCAAAGGACTTCGTAATTCAGGGTACCGTCCCACTGTGCTATATCATCTGCGCTTATGCTTGATTCCCCCTGCCTTCCGAATATGACGACCTCTTCCCCGACCCGGGGGGATTCAAATCCGGCCAGGTCGACCATCGTCATATCCATGGTCACCCTGCCGATAATATTGACTTTCTCTCCCCTGTATAGGACTTTCCCCTTGTTAGAAAGGCGGTGACTCATGCCATGCCCGTAACCGGCGGCTATCACCCCTACCGTCATCCTCTCGGGAGCTATAAAAGTCCTTCCATAACTTATGCTCTCTCCCGCTTCGATGCTTCTGACGAGGATCAATCTTGATTTGAAATTCATCACCGGTACGACATCTATCTTTTCCCTCAGGTCGATTGACGGATAATGTCCATAAGCGAGGATACCCGGTCGTATCATATTGAAACGCGAATCGGGGAAATTGACGACAGCCGCGCTGTTCGCGCAATGGACATATCTGAATCTTATTCCGTCAGACTCGAGTTTACGAAGGATCTCTCCGAATTCAGAGATCTGATCGAAGGTGAAATCGAAATCACTGTCAGAGGCGGGGAAATGAGTGAATATTCCTTCTATATTGAGATTCTCCATTCTTTTCATCTCTTTGATCGACTCGGCCGCAATATCTTTCGGCAGGCCGGCGCGTCCCATCCCCGTATCTATCTCGACATGCATCGTGCATACTTTCCCCTTCTCCCGCGCCGCATTGGACACCGCCCTGGCGAAAGCGACAGAGGATGCCGTCACTGCCAGGTCATTTTCGAGGACCTCGCGCATCTCCTGCGGAAGAACGGGGCTCAGAATGATCACGGGCAACCGGACCCCCGCCTTTCTCAGTTCGCGGCCTTCGTCGAGGGTCGCCACACCGAGCATCTTTATCCCGCATTCGCTTGCCATCTGCGAAAGTCTCACCGCTCCGTGTCCATACGCGTCCGCCTTTACTACAAGAAGAATATCAACCCTATCCTCAACATGCTCCCTGATCCTGCTGATATTCCACTTGAACGCGTCGAGATCGACTTCTACCCAGGCGGGAAATCTATCCATCCTCATCACCCTCCTCTTCACCGGGGGCTTCCCCTGCTCCATCACCCCTGTAAATAAATCTGTCGAGAAGCCGGACATAATCGCTCCAGTTACCCTCTCCCGTACTGTTTCCAAGGACCATCAGGGAACCTCTGACCTGGGCATCGAGATTGTCTATATAACTGAGAAGCATCGCCTCGATCGTCATCGGAACGACTGGCGATCCGTGATCTAGCTGTCCATGGTGGCTGAGTATCATATGTTTCAGCCTGACCTCGAGATCCGTAGGAAAATCCCCGATTCCCCGCAGATATTCATCGAGCAGCTCGACTCCCATGCTGATATGTCCGAGCAATCTTCCCCTGTCGGAATAGTCTATATGGTTGGAGACCGACAGCTCTGACATCTTTCCAAGATCGTGCAGAAAGACACCGGCAAGAAGCAGATCGCGGTCGACTTCTTCATACACATCCGAGACTGAGACTGCAATCCTCGCCATATCGTGGAGATGTTCAGCGAGCCCTCCGACATAAGAATGGTGCCAGCCTTTAGCCGCCGGAGCTTTAAGAAATCTCATCCTGAACTGGTCATCTGAAAAAATCGTGTCGAGAAGACGCGCGATATCACTGTTCTTCACATCGGCTATGATCTCCATTATCCCCGAGTAAAGTGAATCGAGGTCCCTTGATGAGGAGGGAAGAAAAGCCGAAGGATCGTACTGTCCCTCGGCAAGCAGTTCGACGTAGTTGACTCTTATCTGCAGAGCTCCCTGGTACTCCTGGATCTCGCCAGTCACCCGTACCACATCGTCAGCCTTGATTTTATCAGCTTCGCGGGCGGGATCCCACCAGACACCCTTTACTGTCCCGTCCTTGTCGGAAAATTGAAAGAGAAAAAATCTGCCGTTGGAAAAATCTCTCTTCACCTTTTTCGCGACGACCATGATCCTGTTTACGCTGTCCCCGACCTTCAGATTTTCCGGCACTTATTCTCCTTGTCTCTATACAGGTTATCCGACGCTTCTTAAACTAATTCAGAGGAAGGCCGGCGGTCAAGCATAAACAGGATCAGACGCGCGGCGCGCATGGAAATCCCGATTCGGAAGCGATATGGGCCTTCCTGGCATCCTTTCCGGCAAAAAAGAGGGCCGGTCAGATGACCAGCCCTCCACCATTTTACTATTTCCCGTAAATCAGTCTACTGGGTCAGGGGAACGACTTCGCCCGCGTACTTGATGTACTCGACCGTGGCTTTCCCGCCGATCTTCGTGCTGGTCCTGTAGGATCTCGGGAAAAGGGAGGCCGAAGGAGCTCCGCCATAGCTCAGGCCGCCCGAGAAGAAAAGATTCTCGGCTATCAGGGCCTTGAGTATGAGTTCCATGCCGGGGTTCACCTCTTCAAGGATGAACCTTACGTTTGGAAGAGTCACTATATAAGCCATTTCAGGCTCGCCCTTGTAATCGACTTCTTCATATGTAAGTTCAGCCTCGGGAACCTTGAACTTCGTGTCGTAGATCTCTTTGAGTTTCCTCGTGGAGGAATCGATCCCGTTGATGTCCACCTCTTCGAACTGTCCCTCGTCGAATCCCCTGAGAAGAGTCGGGAATGTCGTGGAGTAAGGCTCGCCTACTTTGATTGTATCGCCGCCGACAACAAAGAAATCAATCGCGAAGTGGACGCGGGGCGAAAAGACCTTTCTCGTACCCGCGACAAACTTGCGGCCCTCAACCAGCTTGACCTTGTTCTCGAGGTCTTCGCCCGTGAAGAACTCGATCAGGTTGCCGTCGCGGACCAGTCCTACATTGCCGTTGACGGCAATGAATTTGGGCGTATCGAAGCCGAACTTGAAGCCCGGACTGGTAATGTTTGCGTGCCCCGCTTCCCTGATAGTGACCATCTGATAGGTCTCATCGAGCGAACCACCGCAACCAGCAAATACTCCAGTAATAAGGGCCAGGATCAGAACGGATGAAAAGAACTTCGACATGGATACGCTCCTTTGTCAAAAGTGAACAGATAAAACCCTCTTGTTATTTCTACAATAAGAAGGATACCACCATATACCAAGGCTATTTCACCGTTGAAAATTAATACGCATCCGGAGTATTGTCAACTACAAATTATTAAACCGGTTCGTCATTAAAACCATGTTTTTCCGGATCATCGAAGGAAACCCGTCACCTCTCGACCGATTTGCCCTTCTTTCTGAATTCCTTGTCGGTAAGTGGCAGATCGTATTGATAAAAAAGGTCCCTGATCCTCGGATCGATTTCATATTTCTCAGAAGTGAGCTGGATCTGTGACAGAAGGCCGCTTGTATATTTTCCTCCCGGACTGATCTTGAGGGTGATAGTACCTATATACTGCCCGAGCCCTCCTGTCGCCAGCAGAAGGGTCCTTCCCGCCATTTTCTGCTCTTTGATAAGTGGTTTTCCATGACCCACAAGCGCGATATCGAAATCCTGGATCCGGGTGAGCAGATCCTCCGTCCTATCGACGCCCATATGGCTTAAAAGTATGAGGAAATCGGCTTCACGCTTCATTGCGGGAAGGATTTTTTTCAGCGTCTTCTCGGCTGGTTCGACCCGGAATCCGCTCTTGTCGATATACCCGGGGAAACGTACCGCTTCATCAAGTACACCTGTTATCGCGATCCTGATTCCCCCCTCATACTCCTTTACGACAAAACTTTTTCCAAAGAGCGGCTCCCCCGTCTCCGTGCTGATGATATTTGCCGATACGATATCAAAAGAGGCATTCTCCGCCAGGGCCTGCAGAAAAGGCAACCCGAATATAAATTCAAGTTCGCCGGGAGTAAAGACATCGAGCCCCATTATATTGAAACTTTCAAAAGTGATCTCCGCTTCACTCTGCAGATAGGCAAGATCAAGGCTGAAAGCGTCTCCCGCGTCGATTATAAGAAGGTTCTTGGAACTGGCTCTGACACGATCGGCATATGACGTCCTCCTGCCGAGGCCGCCCACATCGAGGACTGTGCATCCGCAGGATCTTACCTTCCCGAGCATATCGCTTGAAAAGAGTATTGTTATTTCAGTCGACCCCGACAGTTTTCTTTTTTTCTTTTCCGATCCGGAACAGCCCACCTGGCTGATGAGCATGGCAAGAACCAGTGTCGCTGTAACAATTTTTCTAATATCCATATGAAATATCCGCTTTCCATAAAGGCTTTTCTTTTCCAGATCCTTTCCGGAAACCACCGGCCGATCCCTCAGTGATTATAACATATCGAAGCTTTTTTGCACCAGAAATAGCACCTTCGGACGCGGCGGCGATCCCGGTCACGACAGATACTGTCAGGGAATCATTATTTTTCATCCTTTCCATGACGCTTCGAATGTTATTATTTATCATCTGTGGATGGTTTTATTTATTCGGGGAAAACAACGGCGGTGATGCCTGAACGATCCAGGTGACAATTGAAAGGTTAGAAATGGAGATCAGAAAATATTCGAAGTATCTTTTTCCACTTATCATACTTGCGGGGCCGATCATCTCCATGATCATCCTTGCCGGATGCGCCGGGACGCCACCGTCTGGCGCTGTAACCGGCCAGAAAGAAGATGCCGGAAAGGTCGTCGAAAATGGACCAGGGCTTCTTTCTGCAGGAGCAGTCATTTTTGACGCGACCATCGCGGCGCAGAACAGTGAATATGAAAAAGCCGAGGAGATGCTGACTGGACTTCTTGGCAGGGAACCGGACAATCTGGAAGCTATGAGGCTCCTCGCCAGGGTATATACGGCTGACGGAGACAGGAAATCGGCCACCCGGACATGGGAAAGAGTCTATGAACTAGATCCCTCCGATCCTGACGCGGCGTACGAGACGGGGACGATGCTTCAACGTGAAAAGAGGTGGAGCGAGGTCAGGACGGAAATGATGAAGACGGAATCTCTGGGAGGCGCCGACAGCCGGCACTTCCTGCTTATCGGCCGGGCCGGCCTCGAACTCGGTTACAGGGATGAAGCGGAAGTCTATCTGCTCAAAGCGGGAAACCTTGAACTTGCCACAGCTCTGCTCGGCAAACTTTATTATGGAAGAGGCAAGACAAAGAAAGCTGAAGCGGCCTTTAAAAAGACACTGGGGAGAAATCCAGATAACTACATAGCCAACCTTCACCTCGGATATATAAGCTTCAACAGCGGCAGAAAAGAAGAAGCTTTGGGATATTACGCGAAAGCCCATAAGTCTGATCCGGATGACCCCCTGGCCTGCCTGAGCCTGGCCTCTCTGCACGAAAAGATGTCTCATGATGAAGCAGCGATAAAATATTACAAAAAGGCTCTCGGCCTGAAAAATATCCCGCGCGCGGAAAAACAGAAAGTCTATGTCTCGTTGAGCAAGCTGTTTATGAAGACCGGGCGGACAGACGATATCTTCGCGCTTGTGCGCGATGGGATCGAAGAATTCCCCTCCTCGGGGGGACTTTATTTCTACTGGGGAGAAGCATTGCTCAAGCAGGGAAGAAAAACTGAAGCGAAGGAAAAATACAAAAAAGCGTCTCATGACCCCACATGGAAGAAACATGCTCTTGCAAGGTTTCACTCGATAAGGTAAATATTCTATCCATGGAGAAAGAATCAGCGGCAACTGTACTCAGAAACGCCTGGATGATGATTGGGATACTGATCATCATCGCTCTCCTTATGTCTATCAACTGGTATTATTACAACCAGATCCGTTCAGGTCTTGACAGGGAGTTTTCGACCCGCCTGCGATCTCTCGCTTCGATGGTATCAGCTTCAGTCGATTCGAACGCGATGGCTGAACTTTCAGATCAGATCGATATGTTTGGGATCAGCGAGGAACCACCGGCTATATTCCACGATTACAGCAAGGAGTTCTCTCTTTCCAATATAACCGTACTGCGCGAAGACGGCACGATCATCATCTCGCTGCACCCCGGACTCTTCCAGCCTGGCGATATATATCCCCTCTGGAATATGGATTATCCTGCGATAATAAAAGCGCTGGAGGGGGATCCTTCCTCGACAGGACTGGTCCGCTCCGAGCAGGGCGAATATTTCAAGGCGGGATATGCTCCGATCCCTCCAGGATCGGAGAGTTCGGGACTGGTCGCGGCAGTCGAAGCCAACGCCGCCTTTCTTGAAGGGATTGAAGACCTCAGGAAGATCCTGATCGCTTCGACCTCGGTCTCAATCGCCGGATTGCTGTTTTTCATCCTCTTCATCATAAAAGCGACGAGGTCCATTTTACGGACAAGAGAGTCTCTCTTTCAATCGGAAAGGCTCGCTTCGATGGGCAGGATGGCCGCCGGCATAGCGCATGAGATACGCAACCCCCTGTTCATAATAAGGAGCAGCGCCGAAAAACTGCGGCGCACCTGCCCCGGTTCGGCAAAAGATATCGATGAGTTCATCCTCGAAGAAACAGACAGGCTTGACGGCATACTGACAGACTATCTGGCCTTCGCGAAAAATGAAGCTACCAGCCGATCACTCTGCGATCTGGCGTTGATCATCAACAGATCGATAAGACTCATCGAAGAAGGAACGGCCCAAAGACATGCGATTATCGAATACAGTTCGTCAGTTCCAGAGTCTCCCTTCGTCTGCGACGAGAAAAAGATTCAGCAGGCGCTTCTCAATATCCTGTTAAACGCAAGGGAAGCGTCGGAAGAAGCCCGGGCGATAGAGGTCTCCCTCGAAACAGATGGGGTAAATTATACGATCCTGTTCAGGGACCACGGATCGGGGATCGGCAGAAAAGAGATGTCGATGATATTCGAACCTTTCTTCACCACAAAACGAAACGGCAGCGGTCTCGGTCTGTCTATAGCGAAAAGGATTATCGAGGATCACCATGGGACAATCGATATGGAAAGCACTCCCGGACTTGGTACGGCTGTAACAGTCAGGCTTCCAGTGCCAGACAACGATGGAGAATAGAAGATGAGCAGAATACTGATTATCGACGATGAGATCAAGATCACGATGCTTCTCTCCGAACGTATCGCCAGTGAGGGATTCGATGTAGAGACCTTTACAGGCGCTGAAGAAGCCCTGATCCGGATAACAGAAGGCAAAGCAGATATTGTCCTCTGCGACCTGCGCCTCGGCGGTATGGATGGCCTGGAGCTTCTTCGCCAGACGAAGGTAAGATCCCCCGGCACTGATTTCGTGATGATGACTGCCTACGCTTCAGCTTCGACGGCAGTGGAAGCGATGCGCGAGGGGGCTTACGAGTACCTTGTAAAACCTTTTCAGATGGATGAAGTAATCCTTCTGCTGAAAAGAATCCAGGAAAGACGCGATCTGGTAGTAGAGAACCTCGCCCTGCGTGAAAAGGTTTCGACCACGGGATCTGAGACGAGACTGATCGGCGCGTCCCCGGTAATAAATGATGTCAGGGATGTCATTTTGAAAGTGGCCCCGACAGATACGCCGGTATTGATATTCGGAGAAAGCGGGACGGGAAAGGAACTTGTCGCCGCGGAGATCCATAAGGCAAGCAGGCGTTCTTCCAACCCTTATATAATTTTAAACTGCGCCGCGATACCCGACACGCTTATCGAAGGTGAACTTTTCGGTTTTGAGAAGGGAGCCTTTACGGGGGCGTCGCAGAAAAAACCGGGGCAGTTCAAACTGGCTGACAAGGGGACGATCTTTCTCGATGAGATCGGCGAGCTCCCCGTCGCCCTGCAGGCGAAAGTTCTCAGGGCTATCGAGCTGGGAGAATTTCTTCCCCTTGGCAGTTCGAGGCCGGTCAGAGTGGATGTCAGGGTGATAGCGGCGACAAACAGGGATCTTGAAAAGATGTCGGCTGAAGGATCTTTCAGAAGCGATCTTTATTACCGGCTCAATGTCTTCCCGGTCAGGATCCCTCCTCTGAGGGACAGGCCCGAAGACATTCTTCCAATCGCCGAGGATTTCATAAGAGGCAGGGCGGAACATTTGACCCCCCTGGGTAAAGATGTGATTGAGAAACTGTCTGGATACGCCTGGCCGGGAAATGTACGGGAATTGAGGAACATCCTTGAACGCGCGACGATCCTCGCCGGATCGGGACCGATAACGACGGCTCACCTCTCTCTCGGCGCCGGGCAGGCTCTTTCCTC
This genomic stretch from Candidatus Krumholzibacteriota bacterium harbors:
- a CDS encoding sigma-54-dependent Fis family transcriptional regulator; this encodes MSRILIIDDEIKITMLLSERIASEGFDVETFTGAEEALIRITEGKADIVLCDLRLGGMDGLELLRQTKVRSPGTDFVMMTAYASASTAVEAMREGAYEYLVKPFQMDEVILLLKRIQERRDLVVENLALREKVSTTGSETRLIGASPVINDVRDVILKVAPTDTPVLIFGESGTGKELVAAEIHKASRRSSNPYIILNCAAIPDTLIEGELFGFEKGAFTGASQKKPGQFKLADKGTIFLDEIGELPVALQAKVLRAIELGEFLPLGSSRPVRVDVRVIAATNRDLEKMSAEGSFRSDLYYRLNVFPVRIPPLRDRPEDILPIAEDFIRGRAEHLTPLGKDVIEKLSGYAWPGNVRELRNILERATILAGSGPITTAHLSLGAGQALSSPEDALGSLIGKKSLPEIEQSLIELAIKRSGGNKSKAASILGITRRTLYGRLEKYGLASGPAEEDE
- a CDS encoding HD domain-containing protein, with translation MPENLKVGDSVNRIMVVAKKVKRDFSNGRFFLFQFSDKDGTVKGVWWDPAREADKIKADDVVRVTGEIQEYQGALQIRVNYVELLAEGQYDPSAFLPSSSRDLDSLYSGIMEIIADVKNSDIARLLDTIFSDDQFRMRFLKAPAAKGWHHSYVGGLAEHLHDMARIAVSVSDVYEEVDRDLLLAGVFLHDLGKMSELSVSNHIDYSDRGRLLGHISMGVELLDEYLRGIGDFPTDLEVRLKHMILSHHGQLDHGSPVVPMTIEAMLLSYIDNLDAQVRGSLMVLGNSTGEGNWSDYVRLLDRFIYRGDGAGEAPGEEEGDEDG
- the deoC gene encoding deoxyribose-phosphate aldolase; translated protein: MADNLMINRMIDHTLLKPEATPEDIIRLCREAVEYSFYSACVNTHFVPLVSRELDGTDIKVCSIAGFPLGAVDTAVKAFEARRAVEAGADEIDMVLNAGAVKSDDWNLVHDDIAAVADSCGDALLKVIIEAALLTDEEKREACRTAVKAGAGFVKSSTGFGPPGANIADIRIMRETVGPGIGVKASAGIRTAVFTVELIEAGANRIGTSAGVQIMKEYLGDG
- a CDS encoding tetratricopeptide repeat protein; translated protein: MEIRKYSKYLFPLIILAGPIISMIILAGCAGTPPSGAVTGQKEDAGKVVENGPGLLSAGAVIFDATIAAQNSEYEKAEEMLTGLLGREPDNLEAMRLLARVYTADGDRKSATRTWERVYELDPSDPDAAYETGTMLQREKRWSEVRTEMMKTESLGGADSRHFLLIGRAGLELGYRDEAEVYLLKAGNLELATALLGKLYYGRGKTKKAEAAFKKTLGRNPDNYIANLHLGYISFNSGRKEEALGYYAKAHKSDPDDPLACLSLASLHEKMSHDEAAIKYYKKALGLKNIPRAEKQKVYVSLSKLFMKTGRTDDIFALVRDGIEEFPSSGGLYFYWGEALLKQGRKTEAKEKYKKASHDPTWKKHALARFHSIR
- a CDS encoding PBP1A family penicillin-binding protein; the protein is MFFLTKVRLSVKRLAIKVQYIYLFIVEQVRKTLKGGRSMRHRPLKKIEALILQILLLVAVVIIGIATAGYLWFSRDLPSMARLEMIEPSLKTRILAADSTTIREFYKQDRILLPLDEIPEPLKQAFLAVEDRRFYDHFGIDFIRIFSAAWKDIRHWRIKEGASTITQQLSTDLFLTKEQTFARKIKEILLAFRIERAYSKDEILELYLNQIYFGGGGYGVEAASQRFFGKSVKDLELHQIALLPGLPKNPTGYNPFRRPERALKRRAIVLRAMQEYGVITEAQLDTLKTKPLDVVEQDGDDVQSAPYFTEYIRQILVEKYGDTAVYSGGMTVYTTLDPYLQKVAEDSMETFITSLEEKNGYEFTRAMYLDSLTAGVKVAPDYLQSAAVAIDPRNGHIKVMVGGRNFKEKKFNSVIQARRQPGSAFKMFIYLAALEYGYSPSDILLDTPIVIEMPNREVYKPRNFSRTFHGAVSLRFALDKSINIPAVKLLQKLGGPAVINVAKRMGIRTPLMPYLSLALGAQEVTLLDLTSAFGVLATGGIRAEPMAILRIVDADGNILEDYRESQEEVLSAQIAYIMNDMMQTTIDEGTGRTARYMGLKIPCAGKTGTTDDEGDGWFIGYAPDLAVGVWTGFSHGVIPMGKNMVGAYSALPLWTWIMKAAHPGNTGPEFTRPDGISEAMICTDSGLLATPYCKNVRRELFIEGHEPSRTCDLHRISAYDLLDPDKDFREMDREASEEKELPRR
- a CDS encoding bifunctional metallophosphatase/5'-nucleotidase, encoding MDIRKIVTATLVLAMLISQVGCSGSEKKKRKLSGSTEITILFSSDMLGKVRSCGCTVLDVGGLGRRTSYADRVRASSKNLLIIDAGDAFSLDLAYLQSEAEITFESFNIMGLDVFTPGELEFIFGLPFLQALAENASFDIVSANIISTETGEPLFGKSFVVKEYEGGIRIAITGVLDEAVRFPGYIDKSGFRVEPAEKTLKKILPAMKREADFLILLSHMGVDRTEDLLTRIQDFDIALVGHGKPLIKEQKMAGRTLLLATGGLGQYIGTITLKISPGGKYTSGLLSQIQLTSEKYEIDPRIRDLFYQYDLPLTDKEFRKKGKSVER
- the alr gene encoding alanine racemase, with the protein product MDRFPAWVEVDLDAFKWNISRIREHVEDRVDILLVVKADAYGHGAVRLSQMASECGIKMLGVATLDEGRELRKAGVRLPVIILSPVLPQEMREVLENDLAVTASSVAFARAVSNAAREKGKVCTMHVEIDTGMGRAGLPKDIAAESIKEMKRMENLNIEGIFTHFPASDSDFDFTFDQISEFGEILRKLESDGIRFRYVHCANSAAVVNFPDSRFNMIRPGILAYGHYPSIDLREKIDVVPVMNFKSRLILVRSIEAGESISYGRTFIAPERMTVGVIAAGYGHGMSHRLSNKGKVLYRGEKVNIIGRVTMDMTMVDLAGFESPRVGEEVVIFGRQGESSISADDIAQWDGTLNYEVLCRISKRVVRVYLRSGRIESTKSLLGVQEI